AGCTCTGCGGAGCCGGATTCAACCACAACTACAGCACTGGCAGCAGCTCTACTGTAGGGGGCAGCATGGTGAGGgcggagtcacacacacacaacatgattggttggttgtttaatTGATTGGCTGGTTGGTGGGTTGATTTTTTTGTTGATTAGTTGATTGAGTTGTCGATTGATTGGATGGTTGGTTAATTGAATGATTTTCTTGATTGCTTGgctgattgatttgatttgatggttggttgattgatttgttgattgattggttggttggtctgttggttgattgattggttcatTGGTTTTATTGACTTGCTGACTAGttgatggattgattggttgattggttgattgattgatttattgattgattgattggttgattgattgattgattggttggttggttgattgaatggttggttggttggttcgttggtTTTATTGACTTGCTGACTAGttgatggattgattggttgattgattgattgattgattgattgattggttgattggttggttggttgattgaatggttggttggttggttggttgattgattgagaTATTGATtgtgtggttggttggttggttgggttttggttggttgagtgattggctgattggttgattgattggttgattggttgattgattggttgattgattggtttgttggttaaTTTGTAGATTGGTTGGTTGAAGGGTATTTTGATGGAATCTCTTTATATGTAAATTAATAGCACACATCCCGTTATTATTAAAATCTCTGAACAGCATCTAATGTGAACAGTATTGATCAGGTACTGAAGGACAGTATTTGTTCTGTAGATCATTGGAGGTGTCGACCCCTCCCTATATGTGGGAGAGCTGTGGTATACACCAATCCGTCGAGAGTGGTACTATGAGGTCATCATTGTACGCATTGAGGTCAATGGACAGGACCTCAATATGGACTGCAAAGAAGTGAGAAGCATTTATTTCATCAGTGATTAGCATTAGCAAAAGCAAACATTCATCTGATTGTGTGCTCTGTGTCTCTCAGTATAACTACGATAAGAGTATCGTGGACAGCGGCACCACCAACCTGCGTCTGCCCCGCAAAGTGTTCCAGGCGGCAGTGAAGGCCATCGAAGCCGCCTCATCGGTGGGTTTATTCAGTGTATTCCTGCGCTCGACTGCAGCTTTATTCAGTGTATTCCTGCGCTCGACTGCAGCTTTATTCAGTGTATTCCTGCGCTCGACTGCAGCTGTATTCAGTGTATTCCTGCACTCGACTGCAGCTTTATTCAGTGTATTCCTGCGCTCGACTGCAGCTTTATTCAGTGTATTCCTGCACTCGACTGCAGCTTTATTCAGTGTATTCCTGCGCTCTTTCTGACGCTGCTTTGTGTCCGCAGACGGAGCAGTTTCCCTCAGGGTTCTGGCTCGGGGAGCAGCTGGTATGCTGGCAGGCGGGCACCACACCCTGGCACATCTTCCCCGTTATTTCTCTCTATCTGATGAGTGAAAACAGAAACCAGTCCTTCCGCATCTCCATTCTGCCTCAGGTACACATAACGTTGCATTTACAAACTACATTTAGAGGAAGCCATGAACACTTCACGCGCTGCAGAAAACACTCTTCTCACCTAGAGATCGTTggccttgtttctagtctaaatatctaaagacgtagagaaacactttgattgacattctccctttgtacgtgtcatcagagggggaaagccccgcccactagtgtccatctcattagcataaacagcagccctgagtgagaagcagccgtctgtccattagccattaaagtgtttgagctgctgaagataatgtcagcatagactaagagtattatagatgtggagttttagatgaacagagacaggagcgacatagactgacagaagactgaagcacacactcacactgaaacacacatgcacacctgaccagctctcacaacacacacactgctgttttacacctGTCACTATGCTGgtgcatctgtagctccgccctcttctataaagagcacaatctcatttgcatttaaagcgacagtcaccaaaacaccacagttaggatcaaagcctgaaagggtctcAGAGAGCTGgaggacattatctgtgtgctttCCTCagctcaaattcacacacacacacactgtagacaCACCCGAGACACAGGTTTTAGGTCTTATTACATCACTGCATGTTATAAACACTTGCTCTCACTTATTCTCTATTGTCTCTGTAATTTCTGGGATATTGTGTTTAATTCAATTCGATGATCTactattaatgtgtgtgtttgtgtgtgtgtgagcagcagTACCTGCGGCCGGTGGAGGATGTGGCATCAGCGCAGGAGGACTGCTATAAGTTTGCGGTGTCTCAGTCCAGCACGGGGACAGTAATGGGCGCCGTCATCATGGAGGGTTTCTATGTGGTGTTTGAGCGCCAACACAAACGCATCGGCTTCGCTGTCAGCACCTGCCACGGTAGGAGAGAGAAAACATGATGGAGATGTTTAACACATTCATTAAACTGTTACAGCATGGAGGAGAAGTCAGATCAGTCAGTCCTCATTTTCCACATGAGAATGCAATATTCTACATACAGAAACACCTGAATATTTAAGGCTCAGTCAAAGATATGGTTAATTAGTACTGCATACTAAAACAACACCTGCTGCCCTCTAGTGTCCACAGCAGGCCACTGCAGCAGGCTGTCAGCTGTTTTAACCTGTGTCACAGTAAGGGTTCATTAACATGAGCTAAAATGAAGACTCGCTGTACGGTGGCGGGGAagagcaaaacaacattacaaagtctGAAACACTTTTATGGAGcccgagacaaatttacattatggaaaacatttttaccatcataggacacaattacataggaaaaaccaTTTTACCAAGGACCAAACTAATTTACATATTAGAAAAAAACAACTGACCAACTGCGATCAAACACTGTCTcatcatttagagctattctgagaaaatatcagcgtgagagtatgtagaaacatgtaaacgcgAGTACATAGAAACAAGTGAACATTAAGTTAACATTAACATGTTGCCATAAGCGCAACCTTCTCACActtacacacgcatgcacgcacacacacacacacacacacacacacacacagtaaactaAAGTCAATTAGAATGATTTACTTATAAAACAGAGAAGCTAATGTTGTGATCACCTTACACacctgtaaatgagtgtgtgtgtgtgtgtctccgcaGTGCATGATGAGTTCCGCACGGCCGCAGTGGAGGGCCCGTTCCATGGTCTGGATCTGGAGGACTGTGGCTATAACGTCCCGCAGACGGACGAGTCCACGCTCATGACCATCGCCTACATCATGGCGGGCATCTGTGCGCTCTTCATGCTGCCGCTGTGTGTGATGGTGTGCCAGTGGCGCTTCACCCGCTGCCTGCAGCCTGCCGACGGCTCCGACGACATATCACTGCtgaagtgaacacacacacacttatatacaaaacacacacacatatatacacactgcTGAAGGGTCTGATGACATATCACTGCTcagatgaacacacactcacacacacacacatatatatatatacacactgctgaactgaacacactcatatacacacaccatTATTAATGAAGAGGCGTTATCCTGTTTCTAGAATAAACATCTACACCAGGAAGCATTTCTAGATGAGCACAGCGTttagtgttgtgtgttcagagataatGAGGCAGAATAAAGAGAGATTCTCCTCAACaccagcagaataatctgacaatggggaagAGGATAATCTAGTTTTTGCTTTGAATGACAGTATTCTGCTGAgctcattgtcagattattctgcttgtgtTGAGGAGAATCTCTCTTCATTCTGCCTCattatctctgaacacacaacactacACGCTGTGCTCATCTAGAAATACTGCTCATCTCATCTAAGAGTTcaggattagaaacaagacacaaactctgAGTAAAAATGGGTTATTCTGCAGTGCTTCAGCTGGAAGAGGCAAACCAGAGCGGACTACTATACTGGTGTtcaatataacacacacacacacacacacacacacacacacacacacacacacacgcacacacacacacacacacacacacacacacacacacacacacacactctaatggGCTCTGGTACCCTATAAACCTCTACATGTGTTATGTGAATCTTATCTTCTAAAGTTTTTAAGGGTTCGTTCACCCAGAAATGCacattctgtcctcatttacctGTTTAAACCTGTATGAGTGTCTTTCTGCTgtttaacactaaagaagatagtttgaagaatgttgtaaacctgtaaccactgtcAACAACTGTAAGGTCTACAGTATTTGTGTTTCCtgctatggacgtcaatggttccaggtttccagcattcttcagatgACAGTAGGAGCACTAAGGAGAGTAAAGTgagtatatttaaaatgttagtgTGAACCGCCCCTTTAAGTGTGGAGGGTTCAGTAAATGATGTGATGATgagcgggtgtgtgtgtgtgtgtgtgtgtgtgtgtgtttgtgtgtgtgtgtgtgtgtgtgtgtgtgtgttt
This genomic interval from Danio aesculapii chromosome 15, fDanAes4.1, whole genome shotgun sequence contains the following:
- the bace1 gene encoding beta-secretase 1, with the translated sequence MRAARLLLLCGVAVCVARLCASSGPALLRVPLRQGPLTPHSTPAAHRGPHSPRARSRRAASGISFINMIDNLRGKSGQGYYIEMAVGSPAQRLNILVDTGSSNFAVGAAAHPFLHRYYHRSLSSSYRDLGRGVYVPYTQGRWEGELGTDVVSVPCGPNVSLRANIAAITQSDRFFINGSNWEGILGLAYAEIARPDETLEPFFDSLLRQSTVADVFSLQLCGAGFNHNYSTGSSSTVGGSMIIGGVDPSLYVGELWYTPIRREWYYEVIIVRIEVNGQDLNMDCKEYNYDKSIVDSGTTNLRLPRKVFQAAVKAIEAASSTEQFPSGFWLGEQLVCWQAGTTPWHIFPVISLYLMSENRNQSFRISILPQQYLRPVEDVASAQEDCYKFAVSQSSTGTVMGAVIMEGFYVVFERQHKRIGFAVSTCHVHDEFRTAAVEGPFHGLDLEDCGYNVPQTDESTLMTIAYIMAGICALFMLPLCVMVCQWRFTRCLQPADGSDDISLLK